In Candidatus Cloacimonadota bacterium, the following are encoded in one genomic region:
- a CDS encoding insulinase family protein, which produces MISKSKKLIQKINSPWILTLVTILLSISIVNLSFANVDTETRFGIEFPQLSPIRTPEITEYSLRNELTFLLSENHDFPTISVSVLVNGGSYFEELEMIGLAELLGELLRTGGTKNYTPEEIDMLLDDMAISLSSSGRVHTFAVNMSFLSEDVEVAFNVLNDVLRYPTFNEDSIHRMKLNMNTQIARRNDDISEITGREFVKLVFGKDNPYARTYEYETIANITQQDLLDYHQTFFHPQNTLISVTGDFHTRDMQRLLNRVFGNWKKEKVTFPELKRYPVKYESSVNLIQRDDAQQTWIAIGHVTEMTQRHPDYVPMLVLNTVLGGSFTGRIYQRIRNQLGLAYAPMAYYSVYYDFPGVFYLMSQTVSDKTITAIDALIDEVIKLQNEYITEDELSFAKESFLNSFVFNYDTPEQIVRRQLNYTFWDYPLDFLEQVRDRVNDVTVEDIHRVANEYLFPEHFIILAVGNENEFEQPLSTLGEVNLLDISIRRPRHDITQPTNLKKEIGEALFDQYLEGMGNVDHVHNMKMRGITTEYRGEERSTVEVTAYIEFPDKITQLISTPRGFLSMVYNQGNSMMTFPGRKMHLPPELAEDLRYNLRSNPISLAKNYKEEFVVYLVEEKQMSDKTFYILSFSDEVNQFLLFIDKETMLPYQTVQETMSWQGLITVYKIYEIYDEIDGIKYPVRIVTRDERGNILSEVDFTEILFNVELPEDIFKVEEIME; this is translated from the coding sequence ATGATAAGTAAGAGCAAAAAATTGATACAAAAAATAAACTCGCCCTGGATACTTACCTTGGTTACAATACTGTTGAGCATTTCTATAGTTAATTTATCATTTGCTAACGTAGATACAGAAACACGTTTTGGAATAGAGTTTCCCCAACTGTCTCCCATTAGAACGCCCGAAATAACTGAGTACAGTTTAAGAAACGAACTAACCTTTTTGCTTTCTGAAAATCATGATTTCCCTACTATTTCGGTCTCTGTGCTGGTTAATGGAGGTTCTTACTTTGAGGAATTAGAAATGATCGGTTTAGCAGAGCTTTTAGGTGAACTCTTGAGAACCGGTGGTACTAAGAATTACACCCCTGAAGAAATTGATATGCTGCTGGATGATATGGCAATATCTTTATCGAGCAGTGGTCGTGTTCATACATTCGCTGTCAATATGAGCTTCCTCTCCGAAGATGTAGAGGTAGCATTTAATGTGCTTAACGATGTACTTCGTTACCCGACATTCAATGAAGATAGTATCCACAGGATGAAGCTAAACATGAACACTCAAATAGCCCGCAGGAATGATGATATCTCAGAGATAACAGGTCGTGAGTTTGTAAAACTCGTTTTTGGAAAAGATAATCCATATGCCAGAACTTATGAATATGAAACAATAGCCAACATTACCCAACAAGATTTGCTCGATTATCACCAGACATTCTTTCATCCGCAAAATACACTTATATCAGTTACCGGAGATTTTCACACAAGAGATATGCAGCGACTTCTCAACAGAGTATTCGGAAACTGGAAAAAAGAGAAAGTTACTTTCCCCGAATTGAAAAGATACCCCGTTAAATATGAATCGTCAGTGAATCTCATCCAGCGTGATGATGCTCAGCAAACTTGGATAGCTATTGGACACGTTACTGAAATGACTCAAAGGCATCCTGATTATGTACCTATGTTAGTTCTTAACACTGTTTTAGGTGGTTCTTTTACCGGCAGGATCTATCAGCGCATCCGTAACCAATTAGGCCTTGCTTATGCACCAATGGCATATTATTCTGTTTATTACGACTTCCCGGGTGTGTTTTACCTGATGTCTCAAACTGTCTCTGATAAGACGATAACTGCGATAGACGCCTTAATAGATGAAGTGATCAAACTCCAGAATGAGTATATCACAGAAGATGAACTCTCTTTTGCCAAAGAGAGCTTTCTGAATTCCTTTGTTTTTAATTACGATACTCCGGAACAAATTGTTCGACGTCAGCTTAATTACACATTTTGGGATTATCCCTTAGATTTTCTGGAACAGGTAAGAGACAGAGTTAACGACGTTACGGTAGAAGATATCCATCGAGTTGCTAATGAATACCTATTCCCAGAACACTTTATAATTCTGGCAGTGGGCAACGAGAATGAATTTGAACAGCCACTCAGCACTTTAGGTGAAGTCAATCTCCTTGATATCAGTATCAGGCGTCCCAGACATGATATTACTCAACCGACTAATTTGAAAAAAGAGATCGGTGAAGCTTTATTCGATCAATATCTTGAAGGCATGGGCAATGTCGATCATGTTCATAACATGAAAATGAGAGGGATAACAACTGAGTACCGAGGAGAAGAAAGATCAACCGTTGAAGTGACTGCCTATATCGAGTTTCCCGATAAGATCACACAGTTGATATCAACTCCTCGTGGCTTTCTATCGATGGTCTATAATCAGGGTAACTCGATGATGACATTTCCCGGTCGTAAGATGCATCTTCCTCCCGAATTGGCAGAAGATCTGCGGTACAATCTCCGTTCTAATCCGATTTCTTTAGCAAAAAATTATAAAGAGGAATTTGTTGTCTATCTGGTCGAAGAAAAACAAATGTCAGACAAGACTTTTTACATCTTATCATTCAGTGATGAAGTTAACCAGTTTCTCCTGTTCATAGACAAAGAGACGATGCTTCCATATCAAACAGTTCAGGAAACAATGAGCTGGCAAGGTCTGATAACTGTTTACAAGATATATGAAATATATGATGAGATAGACGGCATTAAATATCCTGTCAGAATAGTCACAAGAGATGAAAGGGGCAACATCTTATCTGAAGTAGATTTTACAGAGATCCTTTTCAATGTTGAACTACCGGAAGATATCTTTAAAGTAGAAGAAATAATGGAGTAA
- a CDS encoding insulinase family protein gives MFKRTFLTIVLTTIVFLLFSQSFSTIQQDVQKFTLSNGATLLVLPRTTSPIIHCVTLVDVGAVREVPGITGISHYLEHMAFKGTETIGTNDFEAEKLALKECHRIFDEILAERAKGSAADPERLSSLEAELAKAIDVANEYVIDNEFSRIMDLNGSNYLNAGTSYDLTMYTVSLPSNKLELWMLMEADRFTNPVFRQFYQERDVILEEKRMGESTPIGRFSREFMQNAFVANPYRNVLIGTEEDIRNLTEKKLRDYFNRYYGAQNLVFTVVGDVDPDVALSLANDYLVTIPEGTKNEPVVFNEPDQTAERLYIHEDIGQPFIMIGYHIPHAAHPDFPVFNVIADILGQGRTSRLHRALVEDNNLAAYSYSYAGAPGRIYDNLFIIAALPLQGIDTENCLLEIDLQIELMKNDLVTADELAGVKRRTLKRSIDRLRSGLGLSIQLAMNESLYGDYNELFRDLEKIEQITREDIKRVMNETFVPENRIIGILENKER, from the coding sequence ATGTTCAAAAGAACTTTCTTAACAATTGTATTAACAACTATTGTGTTTCTGCTGTTTAGTCAGAGTTTTAGCACTATTCAGCAAGATGTGCAAAAATTCACCTTAAGTAATGGAGCAACACTTCTTGTTTTACCTCGTACAACTTCACCAATCATTCACTGTGTTACTCTGGTTGATGTCGGTGCTGTTAGAGAAGTGCCCGGTATTACGGGCATCTCTCATTATCTTGAGCACATGGCATTTAAAGGTACAGAGACTATTGGAACTAATGACTTCGAAGCTGAGAAATTAGCATTGAAAGAATGTCACCGCATTTTTGATGAGATCTTAGCAGAAAGAGCTAAAGGATCAGCAGCTGATCCCGAAAGATTATCATCATTAGAAGCAGAGTTAGCCAAAGCTATTGATGTTGCCAATGAATACGTTATTGACAATGAATTCAGTCGCATAATGGATCTTAATGGTAGTAATTATCTCAATGCCGGTACATCTTATGATCTGACAATGTATACAGTTAGTTTGCCATCTAATAAACTTGAACTTTGGATGTTAATGGAAGCAGATCGTTTTACTAATCCCGTTTTTCGTCAATTTTATCAGGAACGTGATGTTATTCTGGAAGAGAAGAGAATGGGAGAAAGCACTCCAATTGGTAGGTTCTCCAGAGAGTTCATGCAAAATGCCTTTGTTGCCAACCCTTACCGCAATGTTTTAATTGGCACTGAAGAAGATATCAGAAATCTAACAGAAAAGAAATTAAGGGATTATTTTAACAGATATTACGGAGCCCAAAATCTTGTCTTTACTGTTGTAGGAGATGTAGACCCCGATGTCGCCTTATCTTTGGCTAATGATTATCTGGTCACAATACCTGAAGGAACAAAGAATGAACCGGTCGTTTTTAATGAACCAGACCAGACAGCAGAAAGACTTTATATTCATGAAGACATAGGTCAACCGTTCATTATGATAGGATATCATATCCCACATGCAGCACATCCCGATTTTCCTGTTTTTAATGTCATTGCTGATATTCTTGGACAAGGACGCACATCAAGACTACACAGAGCATTAGTAGAAGACAATAACTTAGCTGCTTATTCCTACAGTTATGCAGGAGCTCCCGGCAGGATTTATGACAATCTTTTTATTATAGCAGCTCTTCCTCTGCAAGGTATAGACACCGAAAATTGTTTACTTGAAATAGATTTGCAAATCGAACTTATGAAAAATGATTTAGTTACCGCTGATGAATTAGCTGGTGTAAAAAGAAGGACTCTAAAACGCTCTATCGATAGATTGAGATCGGGTTTAGGATTATCTATTCAACTTGCTATGAACGAGTCGCTATATGGTGATTATAATGAACTATTTCGTGATTTGGAGAAGATTGAGCAAATAACCAGGGAAGATATTAAAAGAGTTATGAATGAGACTTTCGTTCCTGAGAATAGAATCATCGGAATATTAGAGAATAAAGAGAGGTAA
- a CDS encoding glutamine--tRNA ligase/YqeY domain fusion protein: protein MSEIYDLNPKDESEKRESIKDNKKTSNFIKNIIEEDLKNNKNDGRVHTRFPPEPNGYLHIGHAKSICLNFGVAKEYNGLCNLRFDDTNPQTESPEYVDSIQEDIRWLGFDWEDRLYYASDYFEQFYEYAEHLIKTGKAYVCELNEDEIRKYRGTVKEPGKESPYRNRPMEESLDLFRRMRAGEFPDGSLTLRAKIDMASPNMKMRDPLVYRIRKAHHYRTGDKWPIYPMYDFAHCLSDSIEGITHSLCTLEFDNNRELYDWFLDQLPVKHHPQQIEFARLNLNYTVMSKRKLLTLVEEKHVEGWDDPRMPSIAGFRRRGYTPSSIRQFAEKVGVAKSDSVVDIALLEHCLREELNANAPRAMAVLNPLKVVVTNYPVNETEYLEALNNPENPNAGSRQVPFSRELYIEQEDFMENPPKKFYRLSPGSEVRLRYAYFIRCEEVIKDEQTGEIKELHCTYDPATRGGSAPDNRKVKATLHWVSTKESFSAPVRLYEHLFTVPNPGMDENIDFRKQINPDSLKILKDCRLEPMLKEAVPGSRYQFERQGYFFVDPKDSKPGNPVFNRIVSLKDTWSRILKRGTETTS, encoded by the coding sequence ATGAGTGAGATTTATGATCTAAACCCCAAAGATGAGTCAGAGAAGAGAGAATCAATAAAAGACAACAAAAAAACCTCGAATTTTATCAAGAATATCATTGAAGAGGATCTCAAAAACAACAAAAATGATGGCAGAGTACATACTCGTTTCCCGCCAGAACCAAATGGCTATCTTCATATAGGTCATGCCAAATCCATCTGTCTCAACTTCGGTGTAGCTAAAGAATACAATGGACTCTGTAATCTTCGTTTTGATGATACTAATCCTCAAACAGAAAGTCCTGAATATGTTGATTCAATTCAGGAAGATATTCGTTGGCTTGGTTTCGATTGGGAAGATCGTCTCTATTATGCTTCTGATTACTTCGAGCAATTTTATGAATACGCCGAACATCTTATCAAAACAGGGAAAGCTTACGTTTGTGAGCTGAATGAAGATGAGATAAGAAAATATAGAGGAACTGTCAAGGAGCCGGGAAAGGAGAGCCCTTATAGAAACCGACCAATGGAAGAGAGTCTGGATCTCTTCCGCAGAATGCGAGCAGGCGAGTTTCCCGATGGTAGTTTAACTCTCCGAGCTAAGATCGATATGGCATCTCCTAACATGAAAATGCGTGATCCTTTGGTTTATAGGATCAGAAAAGCACATCATTACAGGACCGGAGACAAATGGCCTATCTATCCGATGTATGACTTTGCTCATTGCCTTTCAGATTCAATTGAAGGGATAACACATTCACTCTGTACACTGGAATTTGATAACAACAGGGAACTCTATGACTGGTTTCTAGATCAACTTCCCGTGAAACATCACCCACAACAGATAGAATTTGCCAGATTAAATCTCAATTATACTGTTATGAGCAAAAGAAAACTCCTTACACTTGTTGAAGAGAAACATGTAGAGGGATGGGATGATCCAAGAATGCCATCTATTGCTGGCTTTAGACGCCGTGGTTATACCCCTTCTTCTATCAGACAATTTGCTGAGAAAGTCGGGGTAGCAAAAAGCGATAGCGTCGTGGATATAGCTCTCTTAGAGCACTGTCTGCGAGAAGAGTTAAACGCTAATGCCCCCAGAGCTATGGCTGTCTTAAATCCCTTGAAAGTTGTTGTCACAAACTATCCGGTGAATGAAACAGAATATTTAGAAGCTCTAAACAATCCCGAAAACCCTAATGCCGGTTCACGTCAAGTGCCATTCTCAAGAGAACTCTATATCGAACAAGAAGATTTTATGGAAAATCCACCGAAGAAGTTCTATCGTTTATCTCCGGGTAGTGAGGTTCGTTTACGATATGCCTATTTTATTCGTTGTGAAGAAGTTATTAAAGATGAGCAAACCGGTGAGATAAAGGAGTTACACTGTACTTATGATCCGGCAACAAGAGGTGGTTCTGCTCCTGATAATCGCAAAGTCAAGGCAACTTTGCACTGGGTATCTACCAAAGAGAGTTTTTCTGCTCCAGTTCGGCTTTACGAACATCTCTTCACAGTCCCCAATCCAGGCATGGATGAGAACATAGATTTCAGAAAACAGATCAATCCTGATTCATTAAAGATTCTTAAAGACTGTCGTTTAGAACCAATGTTGAAAGAAGCAGTACCGGGTAGCAGATATCAGTTTGAAAGACAGGGATACTTCTTTGTTGATCCCAAAGATTCCAAGCCGGGTAATCCCGTATTTAACCGCATTGTATCTTTAAAGGATACTTGGTCAAGAATACTAAAAAGAGGAACCGAAACGACTTCATGA
- the gltX gene encoding glutamate--tRNA ligase, whose translation MNNSIRVRFAPSPTGYLHVGGLRTALYNYLFARKNKGTFILRIEDTDRTRYIEGAVENLLKTMEMIGLPYDEGPDKDGGFGPYYQSQRTDIYLDHVKKLLDKGAAYHCFCSPETLAEMREKQRLAKEMIRYDGRCRLLEYREVEKRLAAKESHVIRAKIPESGSLEFEDLVRGQVTFPWDMIDDQVLIKSDGYPTYHLANVVDDHLMKISHVIRGEEWLSSTPKHIFLYDAFGWEKPKFAHLPLLLNPDKSKLSKRQGDVAVEDFLAKGYLPEALINFVALLGWHNETDREIFSLMELEETFSIDRITKSGAVFDLEKLQWMNGFYLRNMKLEDLATRLKTYFKLESIDISDQDKYLNVIDFAKERITLLPEIIEQTRMFYEDLSFTDEDHLIIDSENAQKLYSYWLIELSKLDNITEETIEEITKKSSNELNLKGKELYFPLRLALYGKAHGPNIPTLYRLLGKDDFVSRFQKVLINSNTKRF comes from the coding sequence ATGAATAACTCAATTAGGGTAAGGTTTGCTCCAAGTCCAACTGGATATCTGCATGTCGGGGGGTTGAGAACAGCCCTTTACAATTACCTCTTTGCCAGAAAGAATAAGGGCACATTTATCTTAAGAATTGAAGATACAGATCGTACCCGTTATATAGAAGGAGCAGTTGAGAATCTGCTTAAAACCATGGAAATGATCGGACTCCCTTATGATGAAGGACCCGACAAAGATGGTGGTTTCGGTCCCTATTATCAATCACAGAGAACTGATATCTATCTCGATCATGTTAAAAAACTACTCGACAAAGGTGCAGCATATCATTGTTTCTGCTCTCCTGAAACTCTTGCTGAAATGCGAGAAAAACAGAGATTAGCTAAGGAGATGATCCGTTACGATGGTAGATGTCGTTTATTAGAATACCGAGAGGTTGAAAAGAGGTTAGCAGCTAAAGAGAGTCATGTCATCAGGGCAAAAATCCCTGAGTCAGGATCATTAGAGTTTGAAGATTTGGTTCGGGGACAGGTTACATTTCCTTGGGATATGATAGATGATCAGGTCTTGATTAAGTCTGACGGGTATCCAACCTATCATTTAGCCAATGTAGTCGATGATCATCTAATGAAGATCTCTCATGTCATCAGAGGTGAAGAATGGTTAAGCAGTACTCCAAAACATATTTTTCTTTATGATGCTTTCGGTTGGGAAAAACCTAAATTTGCTCATCTACCTTTGTTACTTAATCCTGATAAAAGCAAGCTTAGTAAAAGACAAGGTGATGTGGCAGTAGAAGATTTTCTTGCTAAAGGTTATCTACCGGAAGCATTGATCAATTTTGTTGCCCTATTGGGTTGGCATAATGAAACAGATCGTGAAATTTTCTCACTGATGGAATTAGAAGAGACCTTTAGCATAGATCGGATAACAAAATCAGGTGCTGTTTTCGATCTGGAGAAATTACAGTGGATGAATGGTTTCTATTTAAGAAATATGAAATTAGAAGATCTCGCAACGCGATTGAAAACTTACTTCAAATTAGAGAGTATCGACATAAGCGATCAAGATAAGTACCTGAATGTAATAGACTTCGCTAAAGAGAGAATTACTCTGCTGCCGGAGATCATTGAGCAAACCAGAATGTTCTATGAAGATCTGAGTTTTACCGACGAAGATCATTTGATCATAGATAGTGAGAATGCTCAAAAACTATATTCTTATTGGCTCATAGAATTATCGAAGCTTGATAACATAACAGAAGAAACGATTGAAGAAATAACGAAGAAATCTAGTAATGAGCTTAATTTAAAAGGTAAGGAATTGTATTTTCCGTTGAGATTGGCACTCTATGGAAAAGCTCACGGACCAAACATACCGACTTTATATCGTTTATTGGGTAAAGACGATTTCGTCTCAAGATTCCAAAAAGTTTTGATAAATTCCAATACTAAAAGATTTTGA
- a CDS encoding chitobiase/beta-hexosaminidase C-terminal domain-containing protein — translation MRVRSILCVCIVLFITFFTLITEAFANDLQSSEINNWSVVYQRTEYFVDFEGPGEVKTSYASGNVMLSGKDWNLDNVLIGTADGDRKFGERSARLRHQTALAATMTMLEDKDNGLGTLSFYYARSGFSQDNQPTAPVFLVEYSIDQGSSWIQIGNDINLDGIDQLTLFSQTVNIEGNVRIRFRSLSGSDGRRFNIDDILLTDFGDPDAVAPPTFSPPGGTYYGAVSVTISTTTPDATIHYTTDGTDPTQSSPIFSDPIDVDESMTIKARGYADDLEPSIISTAVYTINYPVEVFDVATLKSSPQDGTVYTLSNEVILTFQQTFRNQKFIQDNTAGILIDDLSGVITTTYQVGDGISGLTGTLNTYGNMIQLTPIQNPDPATSNNNPIIPITITMADFIDDIMDYQSRVVKINNVHFTTADGSATFANGQVYPISDGIETINFRTTFYDVDYITTIIPTEVISLRGIPNSRAEGHFFTARSLADFLPATGDIELLIQPEYANFGDVIVNEASTPVNFTVTNDGTVNVTIESLSLVGNNIQDFLLDDQNQYPLVLLPDDTFSFAAVFAPLSTGAKQAIIEIEATDNVTSVSYEIMLTGTGVLLLPPTHLTAGIIYWHDVELTWYVPFLRANDGNRNLLGFDVYRNGVLISPETPLPPTVTSYIDGNVSAGEYDYYVSAIYSVGSAPSESVDMEIFGPIDPVVMTPEPGEYVGQVEVTLTLDPWSDEIFYYTLDGTDPTDESLLYDSPILITEDTMIKAKAFKVGWESSVVTTGEYTILVSADDNTLQPLTTMLKQNRPNPFNPDTVIGFTLKESDRVRIDIYNIKGELINTPVDGYLSSGEYNIVWEGLDKSGKQMPSGVYFYRMSTDSYDQIRKMLLLK, via the coding sequence ATGAGAGTCAGAAGTATTTTATGCGTTTGTATTGTGTTATTTATTACCTTTTTTACCTTAATTACAGAAGCTTTCGCTAATGACTTACAATCAAGCGAGATTAATAATTGGTCGGTAGTTTATCAGCGAACAGAGTATTTTGTAGACTTTGAAGGACCGGGTGAAGTAAAAACGAGTTATGCTTCAGGAAATGTTATGCTAAGCGGTAAAGACTGGAATCTGGACAATGTTTTAATTGGTACGGCTGATGGTGACAGAAAATTTGGAGAGAGATCAGCCAGATTAAGACATCAGACAGCTTTAGCAGCTACTATGACGATGTTAGAAGACAAAGATAATGGTCTTGGAACTTTATCATTTTATTATGCCAGATCAGGTTTTTCTCAAGATAATCAACCAACAGCTCCAGTTTTTTTAGTTGAGTATAGCATCGATCAAGGAAGTAGTTGGATACAGATAGGTAACGATATTAATCTCGATGGGATAGATCAATTAACTCTTTTCTCACAGACAGTAAATATTGAAGGTAATGTAAGGATTAGATTCCGTTCTTTATCAGGAAGTGATGGGAGAAGATTCAATATTGATGATATACTGCTAACAGACTTTGGTGATCCTGATGCAGTGGCACCTCCTACTTTTAGCCCCCCCGGCGGTACTTATTATGGAGCAGTCTCAGTTACTATATCAACTACAACCCCCGATGCCACCATTCATTATACTACCGATGGTACTGATCCTACACAAAGTTCACCCATTTTCTCCGATCCGATAGATGTTGATGAATCAATGACTATAAAAGCTCGTGGCTATGCTGATGATCTGGAACCGAGCATAATCTCGACTGCCGTTTATACAATTAATTATCCCGTCGAAGTTTTTGATGTTGCTACATTGAAATCATCCCCTCAAGATGGAACGGTTTATACGTTGTCCAACGAAGTTATTCTGACTTTCCAACAGACGTTTAGAAATCAGAAGTTCATACAGGATAATACTGCAGGTATTCTAATAGACGATCTATCAGGAGTAATTACGACTACCTACCAAGTTGGTGATGGGATTTCAGGATTAACCGGAACACTGAATACTTATGGTAATATGATACAGTTAACCCCAATCCAGAACCCTGATCCGGCAACATCTAATAACAATCCGATCATACCCATAACTATCACTATGGCAGATTTTATTGATGATATAATGGATTATCAATCAAGAGTTGTGAAGATCAATAATGTTCATTTCACTACTGCAGATGGTAGTGCAACATTTGCCAACGGACAGGTTTATCCTATAAGTGATGGTATAGAAACGATCAATTTTCGAACTACCTTCTATGATGTGGATTACATTACTACTATTATTCCAACTGAAGTCATATCACTCCGTGGGATTCCTAACTCCAGAGCAGAAGGTCATTTCTTCACTGCCAGGAGTTTAGCTGATTTCTTGCCCGCAACAGGTGACATAGAACTTCTCATTCAACCTGAGTATGCAAATTTCGGAGATGTAATTGTAAATGAAGCTTCTACACCGGTCAATTTTACTGTAACAAATGATGGGACAGTAAATGTTACCATTGAGAGTTTAAGCTTAGTAGGGAACAATATTCAAGATTTCCTATTAGATGATCAAAATCAGTATCCTTTAGTCCTTCTGCCAGATGATACTTTTAGTTTTGCTGCTGTTTTTGCACCTCTTAGTACAGGTGCTAAACAAGCGATCATTGAAATAGAAGCGACTGATAATGTTACCTCTGTTTCTTATGAGATAATGCTTACCGGAACCGGAGTATTACTACTACCACCCACTCATCTAACTGCCGGAATAATCTATTGGCATGACGTGGAGTTGACCTGGTATGTTCCATTTCTTAGAGCTAATGATGGTAATAGAAATTTACTTGGGTTTGATGTTTATCGTAACGGAGTGCTGATCAGTCCAGAAACACCTCTACCTCCCACAGTTACATCATATATAGATGGTAACGTTTCTGCAGGGGAGTATGATTATTATGTCTCTGCTATATATTCAGTGGGCTCAGCGCCATCAGAATCTGTTGATATGGAGATTTTTGGGCCGATAGATCCGGTTGTGATGACACCTGAACCTGGCGAATATGTTGGACAGGTGGAAGTAACATTAACTCTTGATCCCTGGTCAGATGAGATCTTTTATTACACTCTGGATGGAACAGATCCAACTGATGAATCCTTATTATATGACTCACCGATATTGATCACTGAAGATACAATGATTAAAGCAAAAGCTTTCAAAGTAGGTTGGGAGTCGAGTGTTGTTACTACCGGTGAGTATACTATACTTGTTTCTGCTGATGATAATACTCTACAACCTCTAACTACAATGCTCAAACAAAACCGACCTAATCCCTTTAATCCGGATACTGTTATAGGATTCACTCTTAAAGAATCCGATAGAGTAAGAATAGATATCTATAACATCAAAGGGGAACTAATTAATACTCCTGTTGATGGTTATCTATCAAGCGGAGAATATAACATTGTTTGGGAAGGATTAGATAAGAGTGGTAAACAGATGCCGAGTGGTGTCTATTTCTATCGAATGAGTACAGACAGTTATGATCAGATACGTAAGATGTTATTGTTAAAATAG